A window from Carassius carassius chromosome 40, fCarCar2.1, whole genome shotgun sequence encodes these proteins:
- the kcnj16a gene encoding inward rectifier potassium channel 16, with translation MNSDTVQYSGVKCSDENPSVLTDDDYNSKKKRYVKKDGSCNMVVRNVPEEWLLWITDIFTTLVEIHWRVMFLTFALSYILSWLFFGILFWIIALTHGDMKDPNKEPCVYEVRSFTAAFLFSLETQTTIGYGFRGMSENCMIAIIVVTIQDVISVFIDTFVIGIAVAKMASARKRAQTVGFSNCAVISLRDGHLCLSWRVGDFRRNHMVEGTAHAQLVRHLAHSTGKVNITYKDLNIEENNIILAIPTTIVHKISPGSPLYKVSLKDLRKENFELVVSFTYTDDCTGILHQTRTSYYSSEIMWGQHFQEMIKVTRRNYRVDYALFNHTVKVLVPELSAEEYDLKKCSQQPKHKPLHKSSSTAAVELVNGNSLEAEKASTSSAVQEHKL, from the coding sequence ATGAACTCAGACACAGTACAGTATTCTGGAGTGAAGTGCAGTGACGAAAATCCTAGTGTGCTTACAGATGACGACTATAACTCTAAGAAGAAAAGATACGTAAAAAAAGATGGGAGCTGTAACATGGTTGTGCGGAACGTTCCAGAGGAGTGGCTTCTCTGGATCACTGACATCTTCACTACCCTGGTAGAGATCCACTGGAGGGTCATGTTCTTGACATTTGCTCTCTCCTACATTTTATCATGGCTCTTTTTTGGAATTTTGTTCTGGATCATTGCATTGACCCACGGCGATATGAAAGACCCCAACAAAGAGCCATGTGTTTATGAGGTTCGAAGTTTTACAGCAGCATTTCTATTCTCATTAGAGACCCAAACCACCATTGGTTATGGCTTTCGGGGGATGTCAGAGAACTGTATGATTGCCATCATTGTAGTTACCATCCAAGATGTCATCAGTGTCTTCATTGACACTTTTGTCATCGGCATTGCAGTTGCCAAGATGGCATCTGCCCGTAAGAGAGCCCAAACGGTTGGATTCAGCAACTGTGCGGTGATCAGCTTACGTGACGGTCACCTATGCCTGTCATGGCGGGTCGGGGACTTCCGAAGGAACCACATGGTAGAAGGTACAGCTCATGCACAGCTGGTACGGCACCTGGCACACAGCACAGGAAAAGTTAACATTACATACAAAGACCTCAACATTGAAGAGAATAACATCATCCTGGCCATCCCAACAACTATAGTTCATAAAATCAGTCCTGGCAGTCCTCTATACAAGGTGAGCTTGAAGGACCTGAGGAAGGAGAACTTTGAGCTGGTGGTCTCTTTCACCTATACAGATGACTGCACGGGCATCCTTCACCAGACACGCACATCCTACTATTCAAGTGAGATTATGTGGGGCCAGCACTTTCAGGAGATGATCAAGGTCACCCGCAGGAACTACAGAGTGGACTACGCCCTGTTCAACCACACAGTTAAAGTCCTGGTCCCAGAATTAAGCGCAGAGGAGTATGACCTAAAGAAGTGCTCGCAACAGCCAAAACACAAACCACTCCACAAAAGTTCTTCAACGGCAGCTGTGGAATTGGTTAATGGGAATAGTCTTGAGGCAGAAAAAGCATCCACCAGCAGTGCTGTCCAAGAACACAAGCTATAA